AAGCAAAAGCGCAACCAGCGGCGCAAAAGCGAAAACCATGATGATGTCGTTGATGGCAACCTGCGAAAGGGTGAATAGCGGATGCCCGTTGGTCAGGCGGCTCCAGACGAAAACCATCGCTGTACAGGGCGCGGCAGCCAGCAGGATGAGACCGGCGATGTAGCTGTCCAGTTGTTCGGCCGGCAACATCGGCGCAAACAGGTTGCGAATGAACAACCAGCCGAGGAAAGCCATCGAAAATGGCTTGACCAGCCAATTCACGAACAAGGTCACACCGATTCCGTGCACATGCTGCTTCATCTCGGCCAGTGCCCCGAAATCGACCTTGACCAGCATTGGAATAATCATCATCCAGATGAGCAGGCCGACGGGCAGGTTGACCTGTGCAACCGCCATTTGACCGATGGCCTGAAAGGCTGCGGGCGCCATCTGCCCGGCTGCGATGCCAGTCGCGATGCAGAGAAAAACCCAGACCGTAAGGAAGCGTTCAAAAACACTCATCGAAGCTTTGGCTGCGAGTTTTGCAGTCGTTTCACATTGGGCTGACATCGCGCTTCCTCACAGGCCAAGTACTTCACGCACCGCCGGCACCAGCCGGCTACGAATATCGTCGCGGACGGCGACGAAACTCTCCAGCGGCTCGCCATGCGGGTCATGAAAGCCGACATGGATTCGCATCACCGGACGGGAAAAAACAGGGCAGGTTTCCTTGGCGTTGTCACAAACGCTGACGACCAGGTCAATATCGTCATTCATGACCGCTTCGACGGCTTTTGGGCTCAATCCCTCGGTCGGCAGACCAGCCTGCTTGAGCGCTGCGATCGCGCCGTCGGCAACCTTGGGCTGCGGGCTGGTACCGGCCGAAATGGCCCGCACCAAGCCGGAGAGATCGTGGTTGAGGATGGCTTCGCCCATCTGGGAACGGCAGGAGTTACCGGTGCACAGCACCAGCACGGTTTTGAGTTTAGACATCAGGATTTCACTCCGGCTTTGGCACGACGTTTTTCAGTGGTGTCACAGCATGCGGCCTTGGGAAGACAGGCATTGCCCTGGCAGCAGTTGCTGGTCAGGAAGGCAATGAGATCATCCATCGTGCTGTAGTTGGCTGAGTAATGAATGAAGCGGCTTTCGCGCTCGC
The sequence above is drawn from the Dechloromonas sp. TW-R-39-2 genome and encodes:
- the arsB gene encoding ACR3 family arsenite efflux transporter; protein product: MSAQCETTAKLAAKASMSVFERFLTVWVFLCIATGIAAGQMAPAAFQAIGQMAVAQVNLPVGLLIWMMIIPMLVKVDFGALAEMKQHVHGIGVTLFVNWLVKPFSMAFLGWLFIRNLFAPMLPAEQLDSYIAGLILLAAAPCTAMVFVWSRLTNGHPLFTLSQVAINDIIMVFAFAPLVALLLGISSITVPWNTLLTSVVLYIVIPVGLAQLWRKSLLAKGQAAFDATMARIGPWSISALLATLVLLFAFQGEAILKQPLVIGLLAVPILIQVFFNAALAYGLNKAVGEQHIVACPSALIGASNFFELAVAAAISLFGFESGAALATVVGVLVEVPVMLLVVKAVNASKGWYETR
- a CDS encoding arsenate reductase ArsC; this translates as MSKLKTVLVLCTGNSCRSQMGEAILNHDLSGLVRAISAGTSPQPKVADGAIAALKQAGLPTEGLSPKAVEAVMNDDIDLVVSVCDNAKETCPVFSRPVMRIHVGFHDPHGEPLESFVAVRDDIRSRLVPAVREVLGL